Proteins encoded in a region of the Methanofastidiosum sp. genome:
- a CDS encoding 50S ribosome-binding GTPase → MFKEIPRIDIDEIVDKAFRNAKKKALSSKKNINEIVKEKESIRVTVAGENLAESLFKVVERYPSFDRLPPFTRELIDVIVGIDKLRHNLGALSFAVNTINAVKIEYIKNIRRAKSSQDASFLRKQCYGRYISILKQVEKNLKFLNNAREKLKNLPSINPDLYTVVIAGFPNVGKSSLLKALTNSEPEINSYPFTTKGINVSSFSYNKRMIQVVDTPGLLDRELSYRNPIELQAISALKYLAKLILFVFDPTESCGYTMADQMNLYNEISESFVGVPFIKVLNKIDLKDWGFKDDMGGIKISAQEGSNIDALKKNIEDILFKYFEEEVDYFEKD, encoded by the coding sequence ATGTTCAAAGAAATACCTCGTATAGATATAGACGAGATAGTAGATAAGGCATTTAGAAATGCTAAGAAAAAAGCACTCTCTAGTAAAAAAAATATCAATGAGATTGTTAAAGAGAAAGAATCGATTAGAGTTACTGTTGCTGGAGAAAATCTAGCAGAGTCACTTTTCAAAGTTGTAGAGAGATATCCTTCTTTTGATAGATTGCCTCCTTTCACAAGAGAGTTAATAGACGTAATTGTTGGAATAGATAAATTAAGACACAACCTAGGTGCTCTTTCTTTTGCAGTGAATACAATTAACGCAGTTAAGATAGAGTATATAAAGAATATTAGAAGGGCAAAGTCCTCTCAGGACGCATCATTTCTAAGAAAACAGTGCTATGGCAGATATATCTCAATATTAAAACAGGTAGAAAAAAATCTAAAATTTTTGAATAATGCGAGAGAGAAACTAAAAAATCTTCCTTCAATAAATCCTGATTTATACACAGTAGTCATAGCAGGATTTCCAAATGTAGGTAAATCTTCGCTACTAAAAGCTTTAACTAACTCTGAACCTGAAATTAATTCTTATCCATTTACAACAAAAGGTATTAATGTTTCATCATTTTCTTATAATAAAAGAATGATCCAAGTTGTAGATACGCCCGGGCTATTAGATAGAGAGCTTAGTTATAGAAATCCAATTGAATTGCAGGCTATATCTGCATTGAAGTATCTTGCAAAATTAATTTTATTTGTCTTTGATCCAACTGAATCATGTGGATACACTATGGCAGACCAGATGAATCTGTATAATGAAATATCTGAGAGTTTTGTAGGCGTTCCATTTATAAAAGTTTTAAATAAAATAGATTTAAAAGATTGGGGTTTTAAAGACGACATGGGAGGCATAAAAATATCAGCTCAAGAAGGGTCAAATATAGATGCCTTGAAAAAAAATATTGAAGATATACTTTTCAAGTATTTTGAAGAAGAGGTGGATTACTTTGAAAAAGATTGA
- a CDS encoding sodium:solute symporter family protein: protein MASILTTSLVVLYFLVILAIGAWASKKVKNSEDYIVAGRSLGFWFFVILIISSATSGMSILGVAGLGYTAGWPSIWEQIFVPLTTAICILFYGTKLHKISEKMGYMTVQDYFANRFYSPRLMRALSGLAVVVTSGIYLVGQYTAISIVLVWLFGITHTEALLIAGIIVLLYVVLGGLYAVAWVNLIQGVFIIAGVLIVSPFVINAAGGFTHINTVLASIDPNMVNLAYPQAHPPYAGYAFMTPLYLVSFFFLLAIGLGSAPHIINNVLAVKKDKYFKFAPFAAFGIYVVIMYLIKIVGFGARVMVVDGVMTVPYADYSFVAAVNHSLPTFIWPLFAVIVLSAVMSTTDRLMLTIGSSVSWDIYKNLINPKAKDKTIMNLSRAVVVIAAVFTLYMAITPPQLLALLIWMGIGIMLSTFVMPLLAGLYWKRATREGAIASMAVGFSTSIAFGFVHQFIMKLPMHFSMYSFVLAVITMVVVSLVTKNPPEKVLKETLTGPFIQTKKR, encoded by the coding sequence ATGGCATCAATATTGACGACATCTCTAGTTGTACTCTACTTTTTGGTAATACTCGCCATAGGTGCATGGGCATCTAAAAAAGTTAAGAATAGTGAAGATTACATAGTTGCAGGAAGAAGTCTTGGATTTTGGTTCTTTGTTATACTTATAATCTCCTCTGCAACAAGTGGTATGAGTATATTGGGTGTAGCAGGACTCGGATATACTGCAGGCTGGCCCAGTATTTGGGAGCAGATATTTGTTCCCTTGACAACAGCAATATGCATACTGTTCTACGGTACAAAACTGCACAAAATTTCAGAAAAAATGGGATATATGACAGTTCAAGACTACTTTGCCAACAGATTTTACAGCCCAAGGCTTATGAGGGCACTTTCAGGACTTGCCGTAGTTGTTACAAGCGGCATTTATCTTGTTGGTCAATACACAGCGATAAGTATAGTGCTTGTATGGCTGTTTGGTATAACTCATACTGAAGCCCTTCTAATAGCAGGTATAATAGTTCTATTGTACGTGGTATTAGGTGGATTATATGCAGTTGCATGGGTAAATCTAATACAGGGGGTATTCATCATAGCAGGAGTATTAATAGTATCTCCATTTGTGATAAATGCAGCTGGCGGATTTACACATATTAACACAGTATTAGCTTCAATAGATCCAAACATGGTAAATCTTGCTTACCCACAAGCACATCCACCATATGCAGGATACGCATTCATGACTCCATTATATTTGGTGTCTTTCTTCTTCCTGCTTGCGATAGGTCTTGGATCAGCGCCACATATTATTAACAACGTTCTTGCAGTTAAAAAGGACAAATACTTTAAATTTGCACCATTTGCAGCATTTGGAATATACGTCGTAATTATGTACTTAATAAAGATTGTTGGATTTGGTGCTAGGGTAATGGTGGTTGACGGAGTAATGACGGTTCCGTATGCTGACTACTCGTTTGTTGCTGCAGTTAATCATTCTTTGCCGACATTTATATGGCCACTATTTGCAGTAATAGTTCTATCGGCGGTAATGTCCACCACAGACAGACTAATGCTTACAATAGGAAGTTCAGTAAGCTGGGATATCTACAAGAACTTGATAAATCCAAAGGCAAAGGATAAAACGATTATGAATCTGAGCAGGGCAGTGGTAGTAATTGCAGCCGTCTTTACACTTTACATGGCCATAACACCACCTCAACTTCTAGCGCTATTAATCTGGATGGGAATAGGTATAATGCTTTCCACATTTGTAATGCCTTTACTTGCAGGACTATACTGGAAGAGAGCCACAAGAGAGGGTGCAATTGCTTCAATGGCAGTTGGATTTTCAACATCTATAGCCTTTGGATTTGTCCACCAGTTTATAATGAAGTTACCAATGCACTTTAGTATGTACAGCTTCGTTTTAGCTGTAATAACAATGGTCGTTGTAAGCCTTGTTACTAAGAACCCACCCGAAAAAGTTTTGAAAGAAACTTTAACTGGACCATTCATCCAGACAAAGAAAAGGTGA
- a CDS encoding YcaO-related McrA-glycine thioamidation protein, whose amino-acid sequence MELKSCKKLYMKDTHRAIPPEETLEIVKNKLEICGITRVADITDLDRLGIPVFSAVRPDASQGSVSVYNGKGVSKTEAEVSAIMEGIERYSSEVNEEMILDSSESELNGKVNYLSPYELALPAQEMYNEYIKIGWVKGYDLIRKEEIYVPANSVFHPYPLKRDYPLFRTNTNGLASGNTLEEAIFHGLCEVIERDAWSLVEMKRTFPKDLVIEINDPLLEDFLNRFKENEIEIVFKDITSDDIKVPTILAAIDDLKLKDPTLMVMGMGTHIDPKVALYRAITEAAQSRLTQIHGAREDTQKAEMKRRIGYDRIRKLNWYYLNKFGVETKTSDFTAKASDDILEDINTLLNILTKNGINRAIVVDITRSELGIPVVRVLVPQLEQYGIDNSRIGSRGRMREVDKNYYLFGPKPSSRRG is encoded by the coding sequence ATGGAACTCAAAAGCTGTAAAAAACTATACATGAAGGATACTCACAGAGCTATCCCTCCAGAAGAAACGCTTGAAATTGTCAAAAATAAGCTTGAGATATGTGGAATAACAAGAGTTGCAGATATAACTGATCTAGATAGACTTGGAATTCCAGTTTTCTCTGCTGTAAGACCTGATGCGTCGCAGGGCTCAGTGTCAGTCTATAATGGGAAAGGAGTATCTAAAACTGAGGCAGAAGTATCTGCGATAATGGAAGGTATCGAAAGATATTCTTCTGAAGTTAATGAAGAGATGATTTTAGATTCTTCAGAATCTGAATTGAACGGAAAAGTTAATTATTTATCACCTTATGAATTAGCATTGCCAGCCCAAGAAATGTATAATGAATATATAAAAATAGGGTGGGTTAAAGGTTACGACCTTATTAGAAAAGAAGAAATCTATGTACCTGCAAATTCTGTATTTCATCCCTATCCTCTAAAAAGAGATTACCCCCTTTTCAGAACAAACACAAATGGATTGGCTTCGGGGAATACTTTAGAAGAAGCAATTTTTCATGGCTTATGCGAAGTTATTGAAAGAGATGCATGGTCTCTTGTTGAGATGAAAAGAACTTTCCCCAAGGACCTTGTAATTGAGATAAATGATCCTTTACTTGAAGATTTTCTCAATAGATTTAAGGAAAATGAAATAGAAATTGTTTTTAAAGATATTACTTCTGATGACATAAAAGTTCCAACAATTCTTGCTGCAATTGATGATTTAAAATTAAAGGATCCAACTCTTATGGTAATGGGCATGGGGACTCATATCGATCCAAAAGTAGCATTGTATCGTGCGATAACTGAAGCTGCACAATCAAGGTTAACCCAAATCCACGGTGCCAGAGAAGACACTCAGAAAGCAGAAATGAAGAGAAGGATAGGCTACGATCGTATCAGAAAACTAAACTGGTATTACTTAAATAAATTTGGAGTTGAAACAAAGACTTCGGATTTCACAGCTAAAGCTTCAGACGATATCCTAGAAGACATTAACACATTATTAAATATTTTAACTAAGAATGGAATTAACAGAGCAATCGTTGTTGATATCACAAGAAGTGAACTTGGAATACCTGTAGTAAGAGTCCTAGTTCCTCAACTTGAACAGTATGGTATTGATAACTCAAGAATCGGATCAAGAGGGCGGATGAGAGAAGTTGATAAGAATTATTATCTATTTGGGCCCAAGCCTTCCTCTAGAAGAGGCTAA
- a CDS encoding TfuA-related McrA-glycine thioamidation protein, with product MIRIIIYLGPSLPLEEAKNILSSDKNREVIYAPPIRRGDIPKAVSEDFDIIGIIDGVFFRESAVSPRELMEVLKSGIKIYGASSMGALRASELDRYGMIGVGKIYQWYRNGTFNSDDEVALSFDSEEFIPISEPLVNIRETIKKAADENIISLEESEILFKSAKSLYFPERQWDKIIKNSEKTLGSILSNFSVFVKYNRVDIKREDAVLLLKKIDEDSK from the coding sequence TTGATAAGAATTATTATCTATTTGGGCCCAAGCCTTCCTCTAGAAGAGGCTAAAAATATTTTGTCTTCAGATAAAAATAGAGAAGTTATCTACGCCCCTCCCATTAGAAGAGGAGATATTCCAAAGGCTGTTTCAGAAGATTTTGATATAATTGGGATTATTGATGGAGTTTTTTTTAGGGAAAGTGCGGTATCGCCTAGGGAGTTAATGGAAGTTCTAAAGAGTGGCATAAAAATATATGGCGCTTCGAGTATGGGCGCTTTACGAGCTTCAGAACTTGATAGGTATGGAATGATAGGAGTTGGAAAAATTTATCAGTGGTACCGAAATGGTACTTTTAATTCTGATGATGAAGTCGCATTATCCTTTGATAGTGAAGAATTTATCCCAATATCGGAACCTCTTGTAAATATTAGAGAAACAATAAAAAAAGCCGCAGATGAAAACATAATAAGTCTTGAAGAATCAGAAATACTATTCAAATCAGCAAAAAGTTTGTATTTTCCAGAAAGACAATGGGACAAGATAATTAAAAACTCAGAAAAAACACTAGGTAGTATACTATCCAATTTTTCCGTATTTGTTAAGTATAACAGAGTTGATATAAAGAGAGAAGATGCTGTTCTTCTTCTTAAAAAGATAGACGAAGATTCGAAATAG
- a CDS encoding DUF5814 domain-containing protein — translation MLIAVRNKKKKDEVEILEVLSGKITTKYLLVLAQDGERFVPKKFRKIEDDKETILMPKESLKLLRSDTIYVSKDHFTEEILNLFVNMLKSYGAKFDYISLCKFCLIENRINTKGTPYTYHSEPICEICAKSEIAKDLNYKGIKDTKLAEKLLKRYSDVDRVLMVFDPKFDPTRDSSITMYDRIDSSPLDIKIHKISDLDISSEFKDRFSSRGINELTPVQSIAIDKGLFKGNNFLVMSETASGKTLIGELSFFSRYKKGDKLLYLSPLVSLSLQKYEDFRENYPNNSVSLRVGLSRIAENPKDINRSLDADIIIGTYEGIDQIFRSGITINGISTVVIDEIHMLQDKERGPLLDSLISRLYILCPKAQFIGLSATVGNPKELSDILKMELVSYDKRPVPLERHVIFCTGHGGKLHTISRLIRKENSEISSKGHRGQVIVFSNSRKNCHSLAEHFKTRGINAAAYHSGLPFKERREIENKFWKGKLDTVVTTAALAAGVDFPASAVTFETLSMGIEPLKIFEFQQMIGRAGRPSFHDKGKAYLLIDPQEKYGDVSEEEHCFYLLDNKSEKVDIQYDTDTSLERTLSIISTFSNLSIGEIKRNFEMGFAPSFDNAFIDTLRKEGLIDIKADKTNITKFGRIVSSNFLKIPHALFMKKFNREDVREIIFQTLPFPNTYLTSKLQAILKIDSSSLFSGTTLEKIYFQNRKEALSRHGEEVLINLLTEFFACGCKDAPYCNCPKIEIGKRLLDLRKAKLSPHRISEEFRKEYGLKIFSADLINWLDSAIRALETAEKIFALYGKEKQRKATIKEIENIVGR, via the coding sequence ATGCTCATAGCTGTAAGGAACAAGAAGAAAAAAGATGAAGTTGAAATCCTAGAAGTTCTTAGTGGGAAGATTACTACAAAATATCTTCTTGTTCTTGCCCAAGACGGAGAGCGATTTGTTCCTAAAAAATTTAGAAAGATTGAAGACGATAAAGAAACAATCTTGATGCCAAAAGAATCACTTAAACTTCTAAGAAGCGATACAATTTATGTATCAAAAGACCACTTCACAGAGGAGATATTGAATTTATTTGTTAACATGCTAAAATCTTATGGTGCTAAATTTGACTATATTTCTTTATGCAAGTTCTGCTTGATTGAAAATAGAATCAATACTAAAGGAACTCCCTACACCTATCACTCCGAGCCAATATGTGAAATATGTGCAAAATCTGAAATTGCAAAAGATTTGAACTATAAGGGGATCAAGGACACAAAACTTGCCGAGAAATTGTTGAAAAGATATTCTGACGTTGACAGGGTGCTTATGGTTTTTGATCCAAAGTTTGATCCTACAAGAGATTCTTCTATTACAATGTACGATAGAATTGACTCTTCTCCCCTTGACATTAAAATTCATAAAATATCCGACCTTGATATATCTAGCGAATTCAAAGACAGATTTTCTTCAAGAGGTATCAATGAACTTACACCGGTACAGTCCATCGCAATAGACAAGGGATTATTCAAAGGCAATAATTTTCTTGTTATGAGCGAAACTGCTTCAGGAAAAACATTGATAGGAGAATTATCATTTTTTTCAAGATATAAAAAAGGAGATAAATTACTTTACTTATCTCCTTTAGTTTCACTTTCTTTGCAGAAGTATGAGGACTTTAGAGAGAATTATCCAAATAACAGTGTTTCTTTAAGAGTCGGGTTATCTAGAATTGCCGAAAATCCAAAAGATATAAACAGGTCTTTAGATGCTGACATAATAATTGGAACATATGAAGGCATAGACCAGATTTTTAGGTCTGGAATTACTATTAATGGCATTTCTACTGTTGTAATAGATGAAATTCACATGCTTCAAGACAAAGAAAGAGGCCCTCTATTAGACAGCTTAATATCAAGACTATATATTTTGTGCCCAAAGGCTCAGTTTATTGGATTATCTGCAACTGTTGGGAATCCAAAGGAACTCTCAGATATACTCAAAATGGAACTTGTCAGTTATGACAAGAGGCCTGTTCCACTTGAAAGGCATGTTATTTTTTGCACTGGTCACGGTGGGAAACTTCATACTATCTCTAGATTAATAAGAAAGGAAAATTCAGAAATCTCTTCAAAAGGCCACAGAGGGCAAGTAATTGTTTTTTCTAATTCAAGAAAGAATTGTCACTCTCTTGCTGAACATTTTAAGACAAGGGGGATAAACGCAGCAGCTTACCATTCTGGCCTTCCTTTTAAGGAGAGAAGAGAAATAGAAAATAAATTTTGGAAAGGAAAGCTTGACACAGTCGTCACTACGGCAGCACTTGCTGCAGGTGTTGACTTCCCAGCATCAGCAGTAACTTTCGAAACGCTTTCCATGGGGATAGAACCACTCAAGATATTCGAATTCCAACAGATGATAGGTAGGGCAGGCAGACCTTCTTTTCACGACAAAGGAAAGGCCTACCTTTTGATAGATCCACAAGAAAAGTACGGTGATGTTTCTGAAGAGGAACATTGTTTCTATCTTTTAGATAACAAATCTGAGAAGGTAGATATACAATATGACACCGATACATCACTAGAAAGAACATTATCTATTATTTCCACATTTTCCAATTTATCTATTGGTGAAATAAAAAGAAATTTTGAAATGGGATTTGCACCCTCTTTTGACAATGCATTTATTGATACTTTACGAAAAGAAGGATTGATCGATATCAAGGCAGATAAAACAAATATTACTAAATTTGGTAGAATAGTCTCCTCAAATTTTCTTAAAATACCCCATGCACTTTTCATGAAGAAATTTAATAGAGAGGACGTTAGGGAAATTATTTTTCAAACTTTACCATTTCCCAATACTTACCTCACGAGTAAACTGCAAGCTATTCTAAAAATTGATTCGTCTTCTCTTTTCTCTGGAACAACTCTAGAAAAAATTTACTTCCAAAATAGAAAAGAAGCCCTATCTAGGCACGGTGAAGAAGTCTTGATTAACCTTCTAACTGAGTTTTTTGCCTGTGGTTGTAAAGATGCCCCATATTGTAATTGCCCAAAGATTGAGATTGGAAAAAGATTATTAGATTTAAGAAAAGCAAAATTATCTCCCCATAGGATTAGTGAAGAATTTAGAAAAGAATATGGATTGAAGATTTTTTCGGCAGATTTGATCAATTGGTTAGACTCTGCGATAAGAGCTCTTGAAACTGCAGAAAAAATATTTGCCCTTTATGGAAAGGAGAAACAGAGAAAAGCTACAATAAAAGAGATTGAGAATATAGTTGGGAGGTAA
- the hemL gene encoding glutamate-1-semialdehyde 2,1-aminomutase, whose amino-acid sequence MRSNKDLFDESKKYLCGGVNSPVRAMKPYPFFTERAKGPMLLDVEGNSYIDYCLGYGPMMLGHKNPEIIDAVKHQLEKGTDYGTPTEEEITFAKRLSQIVPNVEKIRCVNTGTEATMSAIRLARGITQRDKIVKFDGGFHGAHDVVLVKAGSGVMTTASPGSMGIPKDSIKNTISVQFNNIEALSSIVEKGNVAAIIIEPIIANAGCILPEKGYLKEVKRTAKQNGTLLIMDEVITGFRVGLGGAQECFKVNGDIITMGKIIGGGFPLAAFGGKKKIMNEVSPEGHVYNAGTFNGNPVSIAAGLKTLDILERKETYPKIKNMTDKITDGIYDMTSKMKTALYSAPGMFCLYFGVEKVKNYQDAKKSDTEMFKKFHKELLKKGVFLPPSQFECNFLSIDHDEEVIDKTLESMSSALKTIKR is encoded by the coding sequence ATGAGAAGCAATAAAGATCTCTTTGATGAATCTAAAAAATATCTTTGTGGAGGAGTAAATAGTCCTGTTCGGGCCATGAAACCTTACCCTTTTTTTACCGAAAGAGCCAAAGGTCCAATGTTATTGGATGTTGAAGGCAACAGTTACATAGATTATTGCTTAGGTTACGGCCCGATGATGCTGGGACATAAAAATCCTGAAATCATTGATGCTGTAAAACACCAACTTGAAAAAGGTACAGATTATGGAACGCCAACTGAAGAAGAGATTACTTTTGCAAAGAGATTATCCCAAATTGTGCCCAATGTAGAAAAGATTAGGTGCGTTAATACTGGCACTGAAGCGACAATGAGTGCTATTCGACTTGCTAGAGGTATAACCCAACGAGATAAGATAGTAAAATTTGATGGGGGATTCCACGGCGCCCATGATGTAGTTTTGGTAAAGGCAGGATCTGGAGTAATGACTACAGCTAGCCCCGGTTCAATGGGAATACCTAAAGATTCTATAAAAAATACTATTTCTGTACAATTTAACAACATCGAGGCATTATCATCCATAGTTGAGAAAGGCAATGTTGCAGCAATCATAATAGAGCCGATAATTGCAAACGCAGGCTGTATCCTACCTGAAAAAGGATACCTAAAGGAAGTAAAAAGGACTGCAAAGCAGAACGGAACTTTATTAATTATGGACGAAGTTATCACAGGATTTAGAGTTGGCCTAGGTGGAGCTCAAGAATGCTTCAAGGTCAATGGTGACATTATAACTATGGGGAAAATTATTGGCGGAGGCTTTCCACTTGCAGCGTTTGGTGGAAAGAAGAAGATAATGAATGAAGTATCACCAGAAGGTCACGTATATAATGCAGGTACATTCAATGGAAATCCCGTTTCTATAGCTGCAGGATTAAAGACTCTAGACATCTTAGAAAGGAAAGAAACATACCCAAAAATAAAGAATATGACAGATAAAATCACAGACGGTATTTATGACATGACTTCAAAAATGAAAACTGCTCTGTACAGTGCCCCCGGAATGTTCTGTTTATACTTCGGTGTTGAAAAAGTTAAGAATTATCAAGATGCAAAAAAATCTGATACAGAAATGTTTAAGAAATTCCACAAAGAACTATTAAAAAAAGGTGTATTCTTACCACCTTCACAATTTGAATGTAACTTCTTATCAATAGACCACGATGAGGAAGTAATAGATAAAACTTTAGAAAGCATGAGTTCTGCACTAAAGACAATTAAAAGATGA
- a CDS encoding adenylyltransferase/cytidyltransferase family protein, translating into MKVLIAGNFDVIHPGHIYFLTEASKLGDVTVVVARDDTIKKFKGRAPIFNENERKLILENLKMVENVILGDQKDFFTPVLAENPDIIFLGPDQYSSWIEERISKSGLNTKIMRLDKRLPYSSSELKKRFLKVYTLDSIK; encoded by the coding sequence TTGAAGGTTCTTATTGCTGGTAATTTCGATGTTATTCATCCCGGTCACATCTATTTTTTAACAGAAGCATCAAAATTAGGGGATGTCACCGTTGTTGTAGCAAGAGACGACACTATAAAGAAGTTCAAGGGACGCGCCCCGATTTTTAATGAAAATGAACGCAAATTAATTCTTGAAAATCTTAAGATGGTTGAAAATGTCATACTTGGAGATCAAAAAGATTTTTTTACGCCAGTCCTGGCGGAGAATCCGGATATTATTTTTCTGGGTCCTGACCAGTATTCCTCGTGGATCGAAGAACGTATCAGTAAGAGTGGACTTAATACAAAAATAATGAGGCTTGACAAGAGATTGCCTTACAGTTCAAGTGAACTTAAGAAGAGGTTTTTAAAGGTATACACATTAGATTCTATTAAGTGA
- a CDS encoding protease inhibitor I42 family protein gives MEKNKKIIIGGIIIILLAIAAYFTFFGAQEKTYTEDTQGAINVKKGDTFKITLKSNPTTGYQWNADFDETLIQLVDTSYKADEPQLMGSGGTEIFEFKVIGSNTNTNIKFSYARPWESVPPIDEKSFEIKIK, from the coding sequence ATGGAAAAAAATAAAAAAATAATAATCGGAGGGATCATCATTATTCTACTTGCCATAGCTGCATATTTCACCTTCTTTGGAGCACAAGAGAAAACTTACACCGAAGATACGCAAGGAGCTATTAATGTAAAAAAAGGAGATACATTCAAAATTACCCTCAAATCTAATCCAACTACGGGATATCAATGGAATGCAGATTTTGATGAAACTCTAATTCAATTAGTCGATACATCCTACAAAGCCGATGAACCGCAGCTTATGGGAAGTGGCGGAACAGAAATATTTGAATTCAAGGTAATTGGATCCAACACAAACACTAACATTAAGTTTTCTTATGCTAGGCCATGGGAAAGTGTTCCTCCAATAGATGAGAAGTCTTTTGAAATTAAAATAAAATAA
- a CDS encoding DUF2124 family protein yields MKKIDSESKGITGFLRTFKQIVEDINKEKEIKKIVFTGNKFTCTPFVELLTYVIRSMNKEIIYVPAINLDEPYKVILSSVDCDFVKGGDPYNPELVVVMGGLAMPGGPEIPSVEKFLEKIGNKDKKIIGVCFMSIFEKSGWCNVIPFDHMIDIFMDSSIFRR; encoded by the coding sequence TTGAAAAAGATTGATTCTGAATCTAAAGGGATAACAGGTTTTTTAAGAACTTTTAAGCAAATTGTTGAAGACATTAATAAAGAAAAAGAAATTAAAAAAATAGTGTTTACTGGAAATAAGTTTACTTGCACTCCTTTTGTTGAACTTTTAACATATGTGATTAGATCAATGAACAAAGAGATTATTTATGTTCCTGCAATTAACTTAGATGAGCCCTATAAGGTAATTTTGTCAAGTGTTGACTGTGATTTTGTTAAAGGAGGGGACCCATACAATCCCGAATTAGTGGTAGTGATGGGGGGACTTGCTATGCCAGGTGGCCCTGAAATTCCTTCTGTAGAAAAGTTTTTAGAAAAAATTGGAAACAAAGATAAAAAAATAATTGGTGTTTGCTTCATGAGCATTTTTGAAAAATCAGGATGGTGCAATGTAATACCATTTGACCATATGATTGATATATTTATGGACAGTTCAATATTCAGGAGATAA
- a CDS encoding phenylacetate--CoA ligase — MEFKSREEIIEYQNKKLRCCVDYASKNSRFFKDTLKKCNLKADDIKNIDDLQKLPFTTKNDLRDNYPFGLMAVPMEDIVRFHASSGTTGKSTVVYYTKNDLDTWSNLMARVLATTGLTKKDSMQIIYNYGFFTGGFGFHYGAERLGISVIPTGSGNTKKQIEIMRDFGTTSFTSTPSYAIYLGESVEEMGIDPKKDLKLKIGVFGAEPWGEGMRQRIEELFNINAYDNYGISELCGPGVAVECKEKDGLHVWEDHFIMEVIDPKTGEVLGEGEKGELVFTPLWKEAMPLFRYRTKDISVIYEDKCNCGLPFRKIERLHGRSDDMLIIRGVNVFPSQIEEVILKNSVFKGHYAIIVERKGPLDYLTIEIEVTKDLFTGNLKDLIQLKDKVEEDLKSVLLVKANVKLVEEGTIPRSQGKAQRVIDKRNLEG, encoded by the coding sequence TTGGAGTTCAAATCCAGAGAGGAGATAATAGAATATCAGAATAAAAAACTAAGATGTTGCGTAGATTACGCCTCTAAAAACTCTCGATTTTTTAAGGATACATTGAAAAAATGCAACTTGAAAGCAGATGATATAAAAAATATCGATGATCTTCAGAAACTTCCATTTACAACAAAAAACGATCTTAGGGACAATTACCCGTTTGGTCTCATGGCAGTTCCAATGGAAGATATAGTAAGATTTCATGCATCTTCTGGAACTACCGGGAAATCTACAGTTGTTTACTACACAAAAAACGATCTTGATACGTGGTCTAATCTAATGGCGAGAGTTTTGGCAACGACTGGTCTAACAAAAAAAGATTCAATGCAGATTATCTACAACTATGGCTTCTTTACAGGAGGATTTGGTTTTCACTATGGTGCTGAAAGGCTTGGCATTTCTGTAATCCCAACAGGGTCCGGCAATACCAAGAAACAGATAGAAATAATGCGTGATTTTGGTACAACATCCTTTACAAGCACACCTTCATATGCAATATATCTTGGGGAATCAGTTGAAGAAATGGGAATTGATCCTAAAAAGGACCTTAAATTAAAGATTGGAGTCTTTGGAGCAGAACCTTGGGGCGAGGGCATGAGACAGAGAATTGAAGAACTGTTTAATATCAATGCTTACGACAACTATGGAATTTCTGAGCTCTGCGGGCCTGGCGTAGCTGTTGAATGTAAAGAAAAAGATGGACTTCATGTATGGGAAGATCATTTCATAATGGAAGTAATCGACCCAAAAACTGGAGAAGTTCTAGGAGAAGGTGAAAAGGGAGAACTAGTATTCACCCCCTTATGGAAGGAAGCAATGCCACTCTTTAGATACCGTACTAAGGATATTTCTGTAATATACGAAGACAAGTGTAATTGTGGACTTCCTTTTAGAAAAATTGAAAGGCTTCACGGAAGAAGTGATGACATGCTCATCATAAGAGGCGTCAATGTTTTCCCAAGTCAAATTGAGGAGGTTATTTTGAAAAATTCGGTCTTTAAAGGCCATTACGCCATAATTGTTGAAAGAAAGGGGCCTCTTGATTATTTGACAATTGAGATAGAGGTAACAAAGGATCTTTTCACAGGAAATTTGAAAGATCTGATTCAACTTAAAGACAAAGTCGAAGAGGATCTAAAGAGCGTTCTTTTAGTAAAAGCAAACGTTAAGCTTGTTGAAGAAGGGACTATACCAAGGTCCCAAGGTAAAGCTCAACGAGTCATCGATAAAAGAAATTTAGAAGGATAG